In Bactrocera oleae isolate idBacOlea1 chromosome 3, idBacOlea1, whole genome shotgun sequence, a genomic segment contains:
- the LOC106623096 gene encoding double-headed protease inhibitor, submandibular gland, which translates to MKISVKFSISLLLLLCCGLYYAYASFGAEAAAINAIDGDCICGRQYSPVCASDSQTYSNRCMYECARTKLKAMGRSLELVRSGVCAGETRGRKHVAVAEPLVDAVADEDKDLDSCICERSLTPVCGTDNRTYKNRCLFECKRSILARVGKVLSILRQGVCN; encoded by the coding sequence ATGAAGATTTCAGTGAAGTTTTCTATTagcctgctgctgttgttgtgctgtgGCCTTTACTATGCATACGCTAGCTTCGGCGCCGAAGCTGCAGCTATCAATGCCATCGATGGCGATTGCATTTGCGGCCGTCAGTATTCGCCAGTCTGTGCCTCCGATTCGCAAACCTACAGCAACcgttgtatgtatgaatgtgcaCGCACCAAGTTGAAGGCCATGGGCCGCAGTTTGGAGCTGGTGCGTTCGGGTGTTTGTGCGGGCGAGACACGGGGTAGAAAGCATGTGGCGGTTGCAGAGCCACTTGTGGACGCCGTTGCAGATGAGGATAAGGACTTGGACTCATGCATCTGCGAGCGCAGCTTAACACCGGTTTGCGGCACAGACAATCGCACCTACAAGAACCGTTGTCTGTTCGAATGCAAGCGCTCCATATTGGCGCGAGTGGGTAAAGTATTGTCCATCCTGCGCCAGGGAGTTTGCAATTGA